From one Streptomyces sp. 846.5 genomic stretch:
- a CDS encoding VOC family protein, with protein MTIQRMDNVLIVVADLDAAIAFFVELGMELEGRAPFQGRWAERVIGLDDVRQEIAMLRTPDGHGRVELAMFHTPEAISAGPKDAPVNTLGIRRIMFAVDDIEDVVARLRTHGAELVGEVAQYEDSYRLCYVRGPEGIIVGLAEQIG; from the coding sequence ATGACGATCCAGCGCATGGACAACGTCCTCATCGTTGTCGCCGACCTTGACGCCGCCATTGCGTTCTTCGTCGAGCTCGGCATGGAGTTGGAGGGCAGGGCGCCATTCCAAGGACGGTGGGCGGAGCGTGTCATCGGGCTCGACGACGTCCGGCAGGAGATCGCCATGCTGAGGACTCCGGACGGCCATGGCCGGGTTGAACTGGCGATGTTCCACACGCCGGAGGCGATCAGCGCCGGGCCGAAGGACGCGCCGGTGAACACGCTGGGCATTCGCCGGATCATGTTCGCCGTCGACGACATCGAGGACGTCGTCGCCCGCCTGCGCACCCACGGTGCCGAACTCGTCGGTGAGGTGGCGCAGTACGAGGACAGCTATCGGCTCTGCTACGTCCGCGGCCCCGAGGGCATCATCGTCGGACTGGCCGAGCAGATCGGCTGA
- a CDS encoding extracellular solute-binding protein produces MNRLPRRRRAACLVAAVALTTATAGCAALGAGGSAKGQYVVWDPYPQFDAGSPWAALLDSCGAQAGVKVVRNTFDTGEMTGLLEAAVAQGAQPDVLIVDNPAVADLVGRGLLTTTEQSGIATSAVQPNLLAAGQDHAGTYGTPIGANTLALYYNKNLLRTAGVDISTVKDWASLTDALAKVTASGKQGITFVGAASEEETFQFLPWFWGAGAHLTQLDSAQARSALSLWTDWVHHGYTTLVANSPTQGDSWKNFQSGQVAFAENGTWELPSAKQLPFGYGIIPVPAEGGGDAPVPLGGEFVTIPVQKNTARYAASNKIVTCLTSADNSYATDRTLSYIAPTTTVQGKQVTADPSLAVWRRAVQDAKGRTSDNLGSKYAGISQALANAVSTSLSGNKTPQAALHAAAQTVGAAK; encoded by the coding sequence ATGAACAGACTTCCCCGTCGGAGACGGGCGGCCTGCCTCGTCGCGGCTGTTGCGCTGACCACGGCGACCGCCGGATGCGCGGCGCTGGGCGCCGGCGGCTCGGCCAAGGGTCAGTACGTCGTATGGGATCCCTATCCGCAGTTCGACGCCGGTTCGCCCTGGGCCGCCCTGCTCGACAGTTGCGGGGCCCAGGCCGGGGTGAAGGTGGTGCGCAACACCTTCGACACCGGGGAGATGACGGGCCTGCTGGAGGCGGCTGTGGCGCAGGGCGCACAGCCCGACGTGCTGATCGTCGACAATCCCGCCGTCGCCGACCTGGTCGGCCGGGGCCTGCTGACCACCACCGAGCAGAGCGGGATCGCCACGTCGGCGGTGCAGCCGAACCTCCTGGCCGCCGGTCAGGATCACGCGGGCACCTACGGCACACCGATCGGCGCGAACACCCTGGCGCTGTACTACAACAAGAACCTCCTGCGCACCGCCGGGGTGGACATCTCCACCGTCAAGGACTGGGCGAGCCTGACCGACGCGCTGGCCAAGGTCACCGCGTCCGGCAAGCAGGGCATCACCTTCGTCGGGGCCGCGTCGGAGGAGGAGACCTTCCAGTTCCTGCCGTGGTTCTGGGGCGCCGGGGCGCATCTCACCCAGCTCGACTCCGCGCAGGCCCGCTCGGCCCTCTCGCTGTGGACGGACTGGGTCCACCACGGGTACACCACCTTGGTCGCCAACTCCCCGACTCAGGGAGACAGTTGGAAGAACTTCCAGAGCGGGCAGGTGGCCTTCGCGGAGAACGGCACCTGGGAGCTGCCCTCGGCGAAGCAACTCCCCTTCGGCTACGGCATCATCCCGGTGCCGGCCGAGGGCGGCGGCGACGCCCCTGTGCCGCTTGGCGGAGAGTTCGTCACCATCCCGGTGCAGAAGAACACCGCGCGCTACGCCGCCAGCAACAAGATCGTCACCTGTCTGACCAGCGCCGACAATTCATATGCCACCGACCGGACGCTGTCCTACATCGCGCCCACCACCACGGTCCAGGGCAAGCAGGTCACGGCGGACCCGAGCCTGGCTGTCTGGCGACGCGCCGTCCAGGACGCCAAGGGGCGCACCAGCGACAACCTCGGCAGCAAGTACGCGGGCATCTCCCAGGCCCTGGCGAACGCCGTCAGCACCTCGCTGAGCGGCAACAAGACGCCGCAGGCCGCGCTGCACGCGGCGGCGCAGACGGTCGGAGCCGCCAAGTAG
- a CDS encoding SDR family oxidoreductase, with protein sequence MAGTVQGKVAVVSGGSTGVGRAAAKLLAENGAQVVLLARRADRLEAAAREMDGSVLTIPTDVSSGDSVRAAFAEVEKRFGRVDILLNSAGVARIRAIEETQDEDIRVCVGTNLLGPIHTTRSAVPLLRAAGGGDILNISSEITLDHMPLMAMYAASKHGLNGFTAAMRRELRGDGIRVGLVILGSIADSAFVENFSDEDRRRAHPVWVADGYLTRVGAAKPLTSATVAGLLYGLLTNPREVGQDVVHIRPSG encoded by the coding sequence TTGGCCGGCACTGTGCAGGGGAAGGTCGCTGTGGTCAGCGGCGGCTCGACCGGGGTCGGCCGGGCGGCGGCGAAGCTGCTGGCGGAGAACGGGGCCCAGGTGGTGCTGCTGGCCCGGCGCGCCGACCGGCTGGAGGCGGCCGCGCGCGAGATGGACGGGTCGGTGCTGACCATCCCCACGGACGTCAGCAGCGGCGACAGCGTCCGGGCGGCCTTCGCCGAGGTCGAGAAGCGGTTCGGCCGGGTGGACATCCTGCTCAACAGCGCTGGTGTCGCCCGCATCCGCGCCATCGAGGAGACCCAGGACGAGGACATCCGGGTCTGCGTCGGCACCAATCTGCTGGGGCCGATCCACACGACCCGCTCCGCGGTGCCACTGCTGCGCGCGGCGGGAGGCGGCGACATCCTCAACATCTCGTCGGAGATCACCCTGGACCACATGCCGCTGATGGCGATGTACGCGGCGAGCAAGCACGGCCTCAACGGCTTCACCGCCGCGATGCGGCGGGAGCTGCGCGGGGACGGGATCCGGGTCGGCCTGGTGATCCTGGGGTCGATAGCGGACAGTGCCTTCGTCGAGAACTTCAGCGACGAGGACCGGCGGCGCGCTCACCCGGTGTGGGTGGCCGACGGCTATCTGACCAGGGTGGGCGCCGCGAAGCCGCTCACCTCGGCCACGGTGGCGGGCTTGCTGTACGGACTGCTGACCAACCCGCGGGAGGTGGGACAGGACGTGGTTCACATCCGCCCGTCGGGCTGA
- a CDS encoding YbaK/EbsC family protein, which yields MDTALALTPALSRTDLLAPPVAAALRGWPEGRADQVEVAGIDPELADTAAFCERYGVALADSANCVVVAAKRGGVTTYAACMVTATSRADVNGLVRRRLEARKASFAPVEAVLAATSMEYGGITPIGLPADWPVLVDAVVAAHPRVVVGSGIRGSKLWLPGALLAELPGAQVVDGLGVPIG from the coding sequence ATGGACACCGCCCTCGCCCTGACCCCGGCGCTCAGCCGCACCGATCTGCTGGCGCCGCCGGTGGCCGCCGCACTGCGCGGCTGGCCGGAGGGGCGCGCCGACCAGGTGGAGGTCGCCGGGATCGATCCCGAGCTGGCCGACACTGCAGCCTTCTGCGAGCGCTACGGCGTCGCCCTCGCCGACTCCGCCAACTGCGTTGTGGTGGCGGCCAAACGCGGCGGTGTGACCACCTACGCAGCGTGCATGGTGACCGCGACCAGCAGGGCGGACGTCAACGGGTTGGTCCGCAGGAGGCTGGAGGCCCGCAAGGCGTCCTTCGCACCGGTTGAGGCGGTACTGGCGGCGACTTCGATGGAGTACGGGGGCATCACCCCGATCGGGCTCCCGGCCGACTGGCCGGTGCTGGTCGACGCCGTGGTCGCGGCGCACCCGCGGGTGGTGGTGGGGTCGGGAATCCGGGGTTCCAAGCTGTGGCTCCCCGGAGCCCTGCTCGCCGAGCTTCCGGGAGCCCAGGTCGTCGACGGGCTCGGCGTCCCGATCGGCTGA
- a CDS encoding FMN reductase produces the protein MTAPVRIAVVSAGLSQPSSTRLLADRLAEAVRVGLDEQGREVEIQLVELRELAHAIADNLVTGFPGSALRDAVAAVTGADGIIAVTPVFSASYSGLFKSFFDVIDNTALAGKPVLIAATGGTARHSLVLDHALRPLFSYLRAVVLPTGVYAASEDWGSGDSALTDSLPGRISRAAGELTALLGHARPVAPADEEELDFLPFDQQLAALRPQN, from the coding sequence GTGACCGCCCCCGTCCGAATAGCCGTCGTCTCGGCCGGCCTCAGCCAGCCCTCGTCCACCCGGCTGCTCGCCGACCGCCTGGCCGAGGCGGTCCGGGTGGGCCTGGACGAACAGGGCCGCGAGGTGGAGATCCAGCTGGTCGAGCTGCGGGAGCTGGCGCACGCCATCGCCGACAACCTGGTCACCGGCTTCCCCGGCAGCGCCCTGCGCGACGCCGTGGCGGCGGTGACCGGCGCGGACGGGATCATCGCGGTCACCCCGGTGTTCAGCGCCTCGTACAGCGGGCTGTTCAAGTCCTTCTTCGACGTCATCGACAACACCGCGCTGGCCGGCAAGCCGGTTCTGATCGCCGCCACCGGCGGCACCGCCCGCCACTCGCTGGTGCTGGACCACGCGCTACGCCCGCTCTTCTCCTACCTGCGCGCCGTGGTGCTGCCCACCGGCGTCTACGCGGCCTCGGAGGACTGGGGCTCCGGCGACTCCGCCCTCACCGACAGCCTGCCCGGACGGATCTCCCGCGCGGCGGGCGAACTCACCGCGCTGCTGGGCCACGCACGGCCGGTTGCCCCCGCGGACGAGGAGGAGCTCGACTTCCTCCCCTTCGACCAGCAGCTCGCCGCCCTGCGCCCGCAGAACTGA
- a CDS encoding LLM class flavin-dependent oxidoreductase has translation MQFGIFSVGDVTVDPTNGVKPTEHERIKAMVAIALKAEEVGLDVFATGEHHNPPFVPSSPTTMLGHIAGRTENLILSTATTLITTNDPVKIAEDYAMLQHLADGRVDLVMGRGNTGPVYPWFGKDIREGINLAVENYALLRQLWDNDVVDWQGKFRTPLQGFTATPRPLDDVAPFVWHGSIRSPEIAEQAAYYGDGFFANNIFWPKEHYQKLIAFYRKRFAHYGHGAPEQAIVGLGGQAFMRKNSQDAVREFRPYFDNAPVYGHGPSMEEFMAETPLVVGSPQQVIERTLAFREHFGDYQRQLFLMDHAGLPLKTVLEQLDILGEEVVPVLRKEFAIGRPADVPDAPTHAARVAAKAAEADAAAATAATAV, from the coding sequence ATGCAGTTCGGGATCTTCTCGGTCGGGGACGTCACCGTCGACCCCACCAACGGGGTCAAGCCGACCGAGCACGAGCGGATCAAGGCCATGGTGGCCATCGCGCTCAAGGCCGAGGAGGTGGGCCTGGACGTCTTCGCCACCGGCGAGCACCACAACCCGCCCTTCGTGCCCTCCTCCCCCACCACCATGCTCGGCCACATCGCGGGCCGCACCGAGAACCTGATCCTCTCCACCGCCACGACGCTGATCACCACCAACGACCCGGTGAAGATCGCCGAGGACTACGCGATGCTCCAGCACCTCGCCGACGGCCGCGTCGACCTGGTGATGGGCCGCGGCAACACCGGCCCGGTCTACCCGTGGTTCGGCAAGGACATCCGCGAGGGCATCAACCTGGCCGTCGAGAACTACGCCCTGCTGCGGCAGCTGTGGGACAACGACGTGGTCGACTGGCAGGGCAAGTTCCGCACCCCGCTGCAGGGCTTCACCGCCACCCCGCGCCCGCTGGACGACGTCGCGCCGTTCGTCTGGCACGGCTCCATCCGCAGCCCCGAGATCGCCGAGCAGGCCGCCTACTACGGCGACGGCTTCTTCGCCAACAACATCTTCTGGCCCAAGGAGCACTACCAGAAGCTGATCGCCTTCTACCGCAAGCGCTTCGCCCACTACGGCCACGGCGCTCCCGAGCAGGCCATCGTCGGACTCGGCGGCCAGGCGTTCATGCGCAAGAACTCGCAGGACGCGGTGCGCGAGTTCCGCCCCTACTTCGACAACGCCCCCGTCTACGGCCACGGCCCCTCGATGGAGGAGTTCATGGCCGAGACCCCGCTGGTGGTCGGCAGCCCCCAGCAGGTCATCGAGCGCACCCTGGCCTTCCGCGAGCACTTCGGCGACTACCAGCGCCAGCTGTTCCTGATGGACCACGCCGGGCTGCCGCTGAAGACCGTCCTGGAGCAGCTCGACATCCTCGGCGAGGAGGTCGTCCCGGTGCTCCGCAAGGAGTTCGCGATCGGCCGCCCGGCCGACGTCCCGGACGCGCCCACGCACGCCGCCCGGGTCGCCGCGAAGGCCGCCGAGGCGGACGCCGCTGCCGCCACCGCTGCCACTGCTGTCTGA
- the tuf gene encoding elongation factor Tu: MSKQAYLRTKPHLNIGTMGHVDHGKTTLTAAITKVLADRGSGSFVPFDRIDRAPEEAARGITINISHVEYETATRHYAHIDMPGHADFVKNMITGASQLDGAILVVSAQDGVMPQTAEHVLLARQVGVEHIVVALNKADAGDPELLDLVELEVRELLTAQGYDGAGLPVVRVSGLRALDGDPQWTAAIGDLLDAVDTAVPTPVRYTDAPFLLPVENVLTITGRGTVVTGAVERGRVRMGDRVEVLGLGGEQLTSVVTGVETFGKTMESAEAGDNVALLLRGVQRGQVRRGKVVAAPGSISTHTRFTARVYLLGTAEGGRRTPVTSGYRPQFYLRTGDVVGDVTLGGVHQETGVACPGETVELTVELGRPVPLEPGLGFAVREGGRTVGAGNVTALLD; the protein is encoded by the coding sequence ATGTCCAAGCAGGCCTACCTGCGCACCAAGCCGCACCTCAACATCGGCACCATGGGTCACGTCGACCACGGCAAGACCACCCTCACCGCCGCCATCACCAAGGTCCTGGCCGACCGGGGCAGCGGCAGCTTCGTGCCGTTCGACCGGATCGACCGGGCCCCGGAGGAGGCCGCCCGGGGGATCACCATCAACATCTCCCACGTCGAGTACGAGACCGCCACCAGGCACTACGCCCACATCGACATGCCGGGGCACGCCGACTTCGTCAAGAACATGATCACCGGCGCCTCCCAGCTGGACGGGGCGATCCTGGTCGTCTCCGCGCAGGACGGGGTGATGCCGCAGACGGCGGAGCACGTGCTGCTCGCCCGCCAGGTCGGGGTCGAGCACATCGTCGTCGCGCTCAACAAGGCCGACGCCGGCGACCCCGAGCTGCTGGACCTGGTCGAGCTGGAGGTGCGCGAGCTGCTCACCGCCCAGGGGTACGACGGCGCCGGGCTCCCGGTGGTGCGGGTGTCCGGGCTGCGGGCCCTCGACGGGGACCCGCAGTGGACGGCCGCGATCGGCGACCTGCTGGACGCGGTGGACACCGCCGTGCCCACGCCGGTCCGCTACACCGACGCGCCCTTCCTGCTGCCGGTGGAGAACGTGCTGACCATCACCGGTCGCGGCACGGTCGTCACCGGGGCGGTCGAGCGCGGCCGGGTGCGGATGGGCGACCGGGTGGAGGTGCTCGGCCTCGGCGGCGAGCAGCTCACCTCGGTGGTCACGGGCGTGGAGACGTTCGGCAAGACGATGGAGTCGGCCGAGGCCGGCGACAACGTCGCGCTGCTGCTGCGCGGGGTGCAGCGGGGGCAGGTCCGCCGCGGGAAGGTCGTCGCCGCGCCGGGCAGCATCAGCACCCACACCCGCTTCACCGCGCGGGTGTACCTGCTCGGCACCGCCGAGGGCGGCCGGCGCACGCCGGTCACCAGCGGCTACCGCCCGCAGTTCTACCTGCGGACGGGGGACGTGGTCGGCGACGTCACGCTGGGCGGCGTCCACCAGGAGACGGGCGTGGCGTGCCCCGGAGAGACGGTCGAGCTGACCGTCGAGCTGGGACGGCCGGTCCCGCTGGAGCCCGGCCTGGGCTTCGCGGTCCGTGAGGGCGGCCGTACGGTCGGCGCGGGGAACGTGACCGCGCTGCTGGACTAA
- a CDS encoding SDR family oxidoreductase has translation MSQTTSAAPVTLITGGATGIGAATVGQLLAAGHRVGVTGRDQQRLERFAAGIGAGREVLLPVAADATDYASVSQAVDATVKEFGRLDAVIANAGFSTHDNLADGDPEQWREMLLVNVLGPAVLIKAALPELTRSGGRVVLIGSTAGIKNTPGNMYSVSKSALTSLAENARVLVTGAGVGVTLIAPGRVDTPFWSSHPGREVPAGPVLTPDQIADAVLWALRQPAGVEVNTVVVRPTGQVH, from the coding sequence ATGAGCCAGACCACCAGCGCCGCGCCCGTCACGCTGATCACCGGCGGTGCCACCGGCATCGGCGCCGCCACTGTCGGGCAGCTGCTCGCCGCCGGGCACCGGGTCGGTGTCACCGGCCGGGACCAGCAGCGGTTGGAGCGGTTCGCGGCCGGGATCGGGGCGGGCCGGGAGGTGCTGCTGCCGGTCGCCGCCGACGCGACCGACTACGCCTCGGTCAGCCAGGCCGTGGACGCCACCGTCAAGGAGTTCGGCCGGCTGGACGCGGTGATCGCCAACGCGGGCTTCTCGACCCACGACAACCTCGCGGACGGCGACCCCGAGCAGTGGCGGGAGATGCTGCTGGTCAACGTCCTCGGCCCGGCCGTGCTGATCAAGGCGGCGCTGCCGGAGCTGACCCGCAGCGGCGGGCGGGTGGTGCTGATCGGCAGCACCGCCGGGATCAAGAACACCCCGGGCAACATGTACTCGGTCTCCAAGTCCGCGCTCACCTCGCTGGCCGAGAACGCGCGGGTGCTGGTGACCGGCGCCGGGGTCGGGGTCACCCTGATCGCCCCCGGCCGGGTGGACACCCCGTTCTGGAGCAGCCACCCCGGCCGGGAGGTCCCCGCCGGACCGGTGCTGACACCTGATCAGATCGCCGACGCGGTCCTGTGGGCGCTCCGGCAGCCGGCCGGGGTCGAGGTCAACACCGTCGTCGTCCGGCCCACTGGCCAGGTCCACTGA
- a CDS encoding class I SAM-dependent methyltransferase, with the protein MTTQRIRQGYAGTGPGPITPDGCAVELYERLQVGNEPDVIEQAIPAGARVLELGCGVGRVTHPLLERGFTVTAVDESAEMLARVRGARTVCSPIEELDLGERFDVVILGSFLVHAGDLAVRDGLLRACRRHVADDGCVLLQREGEGWHDNVPWERESQGGIFRLASSEPVRRLPDRGPDLGAGPADCQWPEVA; encoded by the coding sequence ATGACGACACAGCGGATACGCCAGGGCTACGCCGGAACCGGCCCGGGGCCGATCACCCCGGACGGCTGCGCGGTGGAACTGTACGAGCGGCTGCAGGTCGGCAACGAGCCGGACGTGATCGAGCAGGCGATCCCGGCCGGCGCCCGCGTCCTGGAACTGGGCTGCGGCGTCGGCCGGGTGACGCATCCGCTGCTGGAGCGCGGATTCACCGTCACCGCGGTCGACGAGTCGGCGGAGATGCTGGCGAGGGTGCGCGGCGCCCGGACCGTGTGCAGCCCGATCGAGGAGCTGGACCTGGGCGAGCGGTTCGATGTGGTGATCCTCGGTTCCTTCCTGGTGCACGCGGGGGATCTGGCCGTGCGCGACGGCTTGCTGCGCGCCTGCCGCCGCCACGTCGCTGACGACGGGTGCGTGCTGCTCCAGCGGGAGGGCGAGGGCTGGCACGACAACGTCCCCTGGGAGCGCGAGAGCCAGGGCGGGATCTTCCGGCTGGCTTCGTCGGAGCCGGTTCGACGCCTACCTGACCGAGGACCGGACCTGGGTGCGGGCCCGGCCGATTGTCAGTGGCCGGAGGTAGCGTGA
- a CDS encoding methylated-DNA--[protein]-cysteine S-methyltransferase — MSVPTSWFGVPTPLPSGPVRVGITDVGVVAASFGDSGADAVRAGDEEKAALVTERIGEFFAGRRRSFDLPIDWRSTAAGPQRAVLQKLQRTVLYGVTITYGQLAVRSGVFDDVLDQGGLAARAVGSIMGSNPLFLLVPCHRVVAADGIGGFGGGAVGMEVKRWLLTLEGVLAPTLDWAGPG; from the coding sequence GTGTCCGTGCCCACGTCCTGGTTCGGTGTGCCGACGCCGTTGCCCAGCGGTCCGGTCCGGGTCGGGATAACCGACGTCGGTGTGGTCGCGGCGAGCTTCGGGGACAGCGGGGCGGACGCGGTGCGGGCCGGCGACGAGGAGAAGGCGGCCCTGGTCACCGAGCGGATCGGGGAGTTCTTCGCCGGGCGGCGACGGTCGTTCGACCTGCCGATCGACTGGCGCTCGACGGCTGCCGGGCCGCAGCGCGCCGTGCTCCAGAAGCTCCAGCGCACCGTCCTCTACGGGGTGACCATCACCTACGGACAGCTGGCGGTCCGCAGCGGCGTCTTCGACGATGTGCTGGACCAGGGCGGGCTCGCCGCGCGGGCGGTGGGCTCGATCATGGGTTCCAACCCGCTGTTCCTGCTGGTGCCGTGCCACCGGGTGGTGGCCGCGGACGGCATCGGCGGGTTCGGCGGGGGAGCCGTCGGCATGGAGGTGAAGCGCTGGCTGCTGACCCTGGAGGGGGTGCTCGCGCCGACGCTCGACTGGGCCGGTCCCGGCTGA